The window TTTTTCGCTATTTACGATTTCATATTCTTGTTACTAGACGTTCTATAGGAATAAGAAGAAATCGCAACTCTTTTCCGTTACACATAATAAATAAAGGGTTTCAAAAGTCAATTTTTCTTTTCAATATCTTTCTTTTTTTTTTCAGAATTCCATTTTTGTTCTTCCACCCATGCAATAGAGAGCGAATGAGAAAAGAGGGGTTTTCCCTTAAAAAATGGGCTTTGAAATAGAAATCATGGAATAATGCTGAATTCAAATGTTTATTTCTTTATTTCTTTTCTATAGTATAAGAAAAATGAATTAAATGAAATTTGTGGATTTAGCACGACCTGGGTTGTGACCCCATAGATAAAAATGCAAAATTTCTATCTTCGAGACGACTGAAAAAGGGCATTGAACGAGAAAGAAATCGTCCACAGATAATCAAACTATCGTATGCCCTGGAAGTAATATGAGGTGCTCGAAAATGGTTGAAGTAATTGAATAGGAGGATCACTATGACTATAGCCGTTGGTAGAGTTACTAAAGAAGAAAACGATCTATTCCCCCTTATCGACGACTGGTTACGAAGGGACCGCTTCGTTTTTGTAGGATGGTCCGGCTTATTGCTCTTTCCTTGTGCTTATTTCGCTTTAGGGGGTTGGTTTACAGGGACTACTTTTGTAACTTCTTGGTATACCCATGGATTGGCTAGTTCCTATTTGGAAGGTTGCAATTTCTTAACCGCGGCGGTTTCCACACCTGCCAATAGTTTAGCACACTCTTTGTTGCTACTATGGGGACCGGAAGCACAGGGAGATTTTACTCGTTGGTCTCAATTAGGTGGTCTTTGGACTTTTCTCGCTCTCCATGGAGCTTTTGCACTAATAGGTTTCATGCTACGTCAATTTGAACTTGCTCGGCCTGTTCAATTGCGGCCTTATAATGCAATTTCATTCTCTGGTCCAATCGCTGTTTTTCTTTCCGTATTCCTTATTTATCCACTGGGACAATCTGGTTGGTTCTTCTCGCCGAGTTTTGGCGTAGCAGCTATATTTCGCTTCATCCTTTTCTTCCAAGGATTTCATAATTGGACGTTGAAACCATTTCATATGATGGGAGTTGCCGGAGTATTAGGCGCAGTTCTGCTATGCGCTATCCACGGGGCTACCGTAGAAAACACTCTATTCGAAGATGGCGATGGTGCAAATACCTTCCGTGCTTTTAACCCAACTCAAGCTGAAGAAACTTATTCAATGGTCACTGCTAACCGCTTTTGGTCCCAAATCTTTGGTGTTGCTTTTTCCAATAAACGTTGGTTACATTTCTTTATGCTATTTGTACCCGTCACCGGTTTATGGATGAGTGCTATTGGCGTAGTTGGTCTGGCTCTGAACCTACGTGCCTATGACTTCGTTTCCCAGGAAATCCGTGCAGCGGAAGATCCTGAATTTGAGACTTTCTACACCAAAAATATTCTTTTAAACGAGGGTATTCGTGCGTGGATGGCAGCTCAGGATCAGCCTCATGAAAATCTTATATTCCCTGAGGAGGTTCTACCACGTGGAAACGCTCTTTAATGGAACTTTCGTTTTAGCTGGTCGTGACCAAGAAACCACCGGCTTTCCTTGGTGGGCTGGGAATGCCAGACTTATCAATTTGTCCGGTAAACTACTTGGAGCTCATGTAGCCCATGCCGGATTAATCGTATTCTGGGCCGGAGCAATGAACCTATTTGAAGTGGCCCATTTCGTACCAGAAAAGC is drawn from Zea mays chloroplast, complete genome and contains these coding sequences:
- the psbD gene encoding photosystem II protein D2; the encoded protein is MTIAVGRVTKEENDLFPLIDDWLRRDRFVFVGWSGLLLFPCAYFALGGWFTGTTFVTSWYTHGLASSYLEGCNFLTAAVSTPANSLAHSLLLLWGPEAQGDFTRWSQLGGLWTFLALHGAFALIGFMLRQFELARPVQLRPYNAISFSGPIAVFLSVFLIYPLGQSGWFFSPSFGVAAIFRFILFFQGFHNWTLKPFHMMGVAGVLGAVLLCAIHGATVENTLFEDGDGANTFRAFNPTQAEETYSMVTANRFWSQIFGVAFSNKRWLHFFMLFVPVTGLWMSAIGVVGLALNLRAYDFVSQEIRAAEDPEFETFYTKNILLNEGIRAWMAAQDQPHENLIFPEEVLPRGNAL